One part of the Paroedura picta isolate Pp20150507F chromosome 5, Ppicta_v3.0, whole genome shotgun sequence genome encodes these proteins:
- the CCT2 gene encoding T-complex protein 1 subunit beta, which produces MASMSLAPVNIFKAGADEERAETARLSSFVGAIAIGDLVKSTLGPKGMDKILLSTGREGTVTVTNDGATILKSIGVDNPAAKVLVDMSKVQDDEVGDGTTSVTVLAAELLREAELLIARKIHPQIIISGWREATKAAREALVRSAVDHSANEARFRQDLMNIAETTLSSKLLTHHKEHFAKLAVDAVLRLKGSGNLEAIHVIKKLGGSLIDSYLDEGFLLDKKIGVNQPKRIENAKILIANTGMDTDKIKIFGSRVRVDSTAKVAEIEQAEKEKMKEKVERILKHGINCFINRQLIYNYPEQLFAAAGVMAIEHADFAGVERLALVTGGEIASTFDHPELVKLGTCNLIEEVMIGEDKLIHFSGVAMGEACTIVLRGATQQIIDEAERSLHDALCVLAQTVKDTRTVYGGGCSEMLMANAVTALANRTPGKESVAMESFAKALRMLPTIIADNAGYDSADLVAQLRAAHMEGKTTYGLDMKKGAIADMGTLGVIESFQVKRQVLLSAAEAAEVILRVDDIIKAAPRKRAPDRYPC; this is translated from the exons ATG GCATCCATGTCCCTTGCACCTGTGAACATTTTCAAAGCTGGTGCTGATGAAGAGAGAGCAGAGACAGCCCGATTG TCATCTTTTGTTGGGGCTATTGCCATTGGAGACCTAGTTAAGAGCACTCTGGGGCCTAAAGGAATG GACAAGATTCTTCTCAGTACTGGAAGAGAGGGCACAGTAACAGTAACTAATGATGGGGCAACCATCTTAAAATCTATTGGAGTTGACAATCCTGCTGCCAAGGTTTTAGTTG ATATGTCCAAGGTTCAGGATGATGAAGTCGGTGATGGGACAACTTCAGTAACTGTTCTAGCAGCTGAACTACTAAGG GAGGCAGAGTTACTGATTGCAAGAAAGATTCATCCTCAAATCATCATTTCTGGTTGGAGAGAAGCCACAAAAGCAGCAAGAGAAGCATTGGTGAGATCTGCAGTGGATCATAG TGCTAACGAAGCCAGATTTCGACAGGATCTGATGAACATTGCAGAAACGACACTGTCTTCAAAACTTCTTACTCATCATAAAGAACACTTTGCTAAACTGGCAGTGGATGCAGTCCTTAGACTGAAGGGATCCGGGAACCTGGAAGCTATTCATGTCATCAAGAAGCTAGGAGGAAGTTTGATAGACTCATATTTGGATGAAG GTTTTCTGTTAGATAAAAAAATTGGAGTAAACCAGCCCAAAAGAATTGAAAATGCAAAGATACTTATTGCAAATACTGGCATGGATACTGATAAAATTAAg ATATTTGGCTCCCGTGTGCGAGTGGATTCTACAGCAAAAGTGGCAGAAATAGAACAAGCtgaaaaagagaaaatgaaggagaaagTTGAGCGCATTCTGAAGCATGGAATAAATTGTTTTATCAACAG GCAGTTGATCTATAACTACCCAGAACAACTGTTTGCTGCAGCAGGTGTTATGGCTATTGAACATGCAGATTTTGCTGGAGTTGAACGTTTGGCTCTTGTTACAG GTGGTGAAATTGCTTCAACTTTTGATCACCCAGAGCTGGTAAAGCTAGGGACCTGCAACCTTATTGAAGAAGTCATGATTGGTGAAGATAAACTTATTCATTTCTCTGGAGTTGCCATGG GTGAAGCTTGTACTATTGTTCTACGTGGTGCAACACAGCAGATCATAGATGAGGCAGAAAGATCTTTACATGATGCGCTCTGTGTTCTTGCACAGACTGTAAAAGACACTAGAACGGTATATGGTGGAG GCTGCTCTGAGATGCTAATGGCTAATGCTGTCACAGCACTTGCAAACAGAACACCAGGCAAGGAGTCTGTGGCAATGGAGTCTTTTGCTAAGGCATTGAGAATG CTCCCAACCATCATAGCTGATAACGCTGGCTATGACAGTGCAGATCTGGTTGCCCAGCTTCGAGCTGCTCACATGGAAGGAAAAACTACCTATGGACTTG ACATGAAGAAGGGTGCTATCGCAGACATGGGAACCCTGGGAGTAATTGAAAGTTTTCAAGTGAAACGGCAAGTGTTGCTGAGtgctgcagaagcagcagaagtgaTCCTCCGTGTGGATGACATCATCAAAGCAGCCCCAAG GAAACGTGCACCAGATCGTTACCCATGTTAA
- the FRS2 gene encoding fibroblast growth factor receptor substrate 2 isoform X2, protein MSTLTSCFQWKKNPKLHLHGLPDGIFAFKCARAEELFNMLQEIMQNNSINVVEEPVVERNQHQTEMEVPRTPRTPTTPGLSSQSLPNGYPRYPSYGDASSHPSSRHPSVGSARLPSVGEESTHPLLIAEEQVHTYVNTTGVQEERKNKPGVRTPLERRVSNTESSKAKEEENCLEDRDAQVVLEPEGVKFILGPTPVQRQLMEKEKLESSGNNAHAIGNSTEMSGSSTQASGSSNSEWDTGYDSDERKEASSGNKLAYENVSRLSIPNAPGLRRGRLISSSTSDSQNINNSAQRRTALLNYENLPSLPPVWEAHKLSKEDDDSLGPKTPSLNGYHNNLDPMHNYVNTENVTVPSSAHKVEYARRRDCTPTVFNFDIRRPNSEHRQLNYIQVDLEGGSDSDNPQTPKTPTTPLPQTPTRRTELYAVIDIERTAAMSSLQKALPRDDGTSRKTRHNSTDLPM, encoded by the exons GAATATTTGCATTCAAGTGTGCCCGTGCTGAAGAATTATTTAATATGTTGCaagagatcatgcagaataacAGCATAAATGTGGTAGAAGAGCCAGTAGTAGAAAGGAACCAACATCAAACAGAGATGGAAGTTCCACGAACTCCCCGAACACCtacca CACCTGGGTTGAGTAGCCAGAGTTTACCTAATGGGTATCCAAGGTATCCCTCCTATGGAGATGCTTCATCCCATCCCTCCAGCAGACACCCCTCTGTAGGAAGTGCACGTCTTCCTTCAGTAGGTGAAGAATCAACACATCCTTTGCTTATAGCAGAAGAGCAG GTCCATACATATGTGAATACAACTGGTGtacaggaggaaagaaaaaacaagCCAGGTGTGCGTACCCCTCTGGAACGAAGGGTTTCTAATACAGAATCAagcaaggcaaaagaagaagaaaattgttTGGAGGACAGAGATGCTCAGGTTGTACTGGAACCTGAAGGAGTCAAATTTATTTTGGGCCCAACACCAGTACAGAGGCAATTaatggaaaaagaaaaactgGAATCAAGTGGGAACAATGCACATGCTATTGGAAACAGTACTGAAATGAGTGGGAGCAGCACTCAAGCTAGTGGGAGTAGTAACAGTGAATGGGACACTGGATATGACAGTGATGAACGCAAAGAAGCTTCTTCTGGTAATAAACTAGCATATGAAAATGTCAGTAGATTGTCTATACCTAATGCTCCAGGGCTCAGGAGAGGTCGTCTGATATCATCCAGTACCTCTGATTCACAGAATATCAACAATTCAGCTCAAAGGAGAACTGCATTGCTGAATTATGAAAATTTGCCATCTTTGCCTCCAGTTTGGGAAGCCCATAAGCTAAGTAAAGAGGATGATGACAGTTTAGGACCAAAGACCCCTTCTCTGAATGGCTACCACAATAACTTAGATCCCATGCATAATTATGTCAATACAGAGAACGTAACAGTGCCATCAAGTGCTCACAAAGTAGAATATGCAAGACGGCGAGACTGTACCCCTACGGTCTTTAATTTTGATATTAGGCGACCAAATTCAGAACACAGGCAGCTCAACTACATACAGGTGGATCTGGAAGGTGGCAGTGACTCTGACAACCCTCAGACCCCCAAAACCCCtaccactcctcttccacagacTCCAACTAGGCGCACAGAGCTGTATGCTGTGATAGACATTGAAAGAACAGCTGCTATGTCAAGCTTGCAGAAAGCACTGCCTCGAGACGACGGTACTTCTCGGAAAACTAGACATAACAGTACTGACTTGCCTATGTGA